A window of the Chaetodon trifascialis isolate fChaTrf1 chromosome 9, fChaTrf1.hap1, whole genome shotgun sequence genome harbors these coding sequences:
- the mmp13b gene encoding collagenase 3, whose translation MIALLLLALVAHSFALPVPSGEKDNWLLAEKYLRRFYDLPAGLQGIQRTSGVFQTKIREMQKFFKLKVTGNLDDNTLELMKQARCGVPDIGEYNHFPRHLKWQNNNVTFRILNYTPDLKKSDVDRAVRNALNVWADVTPLTFKKLHHGNADIMISFGAKEHGDYNPFDGPNGLLAHAYPPGQGIGGDTHFDEDEQWTKDSSAYNLFIVAAHELGHALGMSHSSDAGALMYPVYSYATGYPLAEDDIEGIQALYGPNPNPRKVKPKPDAPNKCDPMLTFDAVTELRGETIIFKDRFYWRLHPQMPEPEQTLIKSTWPTLPNKVDAAYENPEKDVVIIFSGIRMWALNGYNLVDGYPKYIHKLGLPKTIRKIDAAVYIRDTGKTLLFTDEDYWSYDEAKGTMDTGYPRSIEDDFPGMDDEIDAAAYHYGYLYFYHEHMQYEYSYSSRKVIRIQRTNSILNC comes from the exons atgatagccttgctgctgctggcgCTGGTCGCTCACTCCTTTGCTCTGCCTGTGCCGTCAGGAGAGAAGGACAACTGGCTTTTAGCAGAG AAGTACCTGCGTCGCTTCTATGACCTTCCTGCTGGTCTCCAAGGAATACAGAGGACATCAGGTGTCTTTCAGACCAAGATCAGGGAGATGCAGAAATTCTTCAAACTCAAG GTGACAGGGAATCTGGATGACAACACTCTGGAGCTGATGAAGCAGGCCAGATGTGGCGTCCCAGACATCGGGGAGTACAACCACTTCCCTCGACACCTCAAATGGCAAAATAACAATGTCACATTCAG GATATTGAATTATACACCAGATCTGAAGAAGTCTGATGTCGACCGAGCCGTCCGCAATGCGCTGAACGTGTGGGCTGATGTCACTCCACTGACCTTTAAGAAGCTGCACCATGGCAACGCTGACATTATGATCAGTTTTGGAGCAAAAG AGCACGGAGACTATAACCCTTTTGACGGGCCTAACGGATTGCTGGCTCACGCCTACCCACCCGGCCAAGGCATCGGAGGAGACACTCACTTTGATGAGGATGAACAGTGGACCAAAGACTCATCAG cttaCAACCTGTTTATAGTGGCAGCCCATGAGTTGGGCCACGCCCTCGGTATGTCCCATTCCTCAGACGCGGGCGCCCTGATGTACCCCGTCTACTCGTACGCTACAGGGTACCCGCTCGCTGAAGACGACATTGAAGGCATTCAGGCGCTCTACG GCCCAAACCCAAACCCGAGGAAAGTGAAGCCAAAGCCTGACGCACCAAACAAATGTGACCCCATGCTAACCTTTGATGCTGTCACAGAGCTCAGAGGGGAAACCATCATCTTCAAAGACAG ATTCTACTGGCGTCTCCATCCTCAGATGCCAGAGCCTGAGCAGACACTAATCAAGTCCACGTGGCCTACACTCCCCAACAAGGTGGACGCAGCATACGAGAACCCAGAGAAGGACGTGGTCATCATATTTAGTG GCATCCGAATGTGGGCTTTGAATGGATATAACCTTGTGGACGGTTACCCAAAGTACATACACAAACTTGGACTTCCCAAGACAATAAGGAAAATCGATGCGGCTGTGTACATCAGAGATACCGGGAAAACTCTGCTCTTCACCGATGAGGACTACTGGAG CTACGATGAAGCAAAAGGCACCATGGACACTGGCTACCCTCGATCCATTGAGGACGACTTTCCTGGGATGGATGACGAGATCGATGCTGCTGCTTATCACTATG gaTATTTGTATTTCTACCATGAACACATGCAGTACGAGTACAGTTACAGCTCAAGGAAGGTGATTCGCATCCAAAGGACCAACTCCATTCTCAACTGCTGA